A single window of Agromyces aureus DNA harbors:
- the ybaK gene encoding Cys-tRNA(Pro) deacylase produces MAKRSDAAAGTPATLALTRAGVAFHAHAYEHDPRAAAYGLEAAEKLGLDPERVFKTLLASVDGSLAVAIVPVAMLLDLKSLAQALGGKRAEMADPAVAERKTGYVVGGISPIGQKTPLPTVLDESAILHEAVYVSGGRRGLDLELAPDDLLAVTGGRYAPIARTR; encoded by the coding sequence ATGGCCAAGCGGTCGGATGCCGCAGCCGGCACGCCCGCGACCCTCGCGCTCACCCGGGCCGGCGTCGCGTTCCACGCGCACGCGTACGAGCACGACCCCCGCGCGGCCGCCTACGGGCTCGAGGCCGCCGAGAAGCTCGGGCTCGATCCCGAGCGCGTCTTCAAGACGCTGCTCGCATCGGTCGACGGCTCGCTCGCCGTCGCGATCGTGCCCGTCGCGATGCTGCTCGACCTCAAGTCGCTCGCGCAGGCGCTCGGCGGCAAGCGCGCCGAGATGGCGGACCCCGCCGTCGCCGAACGGAAGACCGGCTACGTCGTGGGCGGCATCAGTCCGATCGGGCAGAAGACCCCGCTGCCGACCGTGCTCGACGAGTCCGCGATCCTCCACGAGGCCGTCTACGTCTCAGGCGGGCGGAGGGGGCTCGACCTCGAGCTCGCGCCCGACGACCTCCTGGCCGTCACCGGCGGCCGATACGCGCCCATCGCCCGGACCCGCTGA
- the glgX gene encoding glycogen debranching protein GlgX, with translation MSESDPLHDLGVRTGADGGTVRVWSANATSIELEVFDRSDAGWATDRVDLARDEHGVWQGFSSALVHGARYGFRVDGPTGVEHAFNPAQTLLDPYARGLAAVGGGSWHGVALDPVTEAAAADGEERFSWNGVAKPAVPLDHTVVYEAHVRGFSKLNPAVPEALRGTYAGLGHEASLEYLTGLGVTTIELLPVHAFLSEHRLKRQGRTNYWGYNTLGFFAPHAPYATAAARAKGAAAVRREFAEMVRSLHAAGLEVVLDVVYNHTAEEGREGPTYSFRGIDNASYYRHDAHGRYVDTTGCGNTLDFGRDEPSRLVLDSMRAFADELQVDGFRLDLAATLGRDDHGAYTPDHPLLQAMLADPVIGATKLIAEPWDVGPGGWQTGNFPRGFIEWNDRYRDRMRDFWLGDLRRERETGDAGSGIGRFATRLAGSSNTFSLERGPLASLNFITAHDGFTLADLTAYDVKHNLGNGEQNRDGTDGNNSYNHGVEGETDDAEVLSARRRSIRNLLGTLLLSAGVPMLTAGDEYGRSQRGNNNAYCQDSDLTWLSWSAEDRDAGLEATARRLVHLRRDNPAIRPVRFGVFGETTPSASQMDWYNTDGETMTIDDWNDPAERTLQYLAASTPEVEEFNRILLVVHAHETPAEVVLPEHDGVTGYMLLWDSSDEHPVTESSEHLPGERVGVPPQSMLLYRALGEASSAASDARAVIDPPAADDPVADARISG, from the coding sequence ATGTCTGAGAGCGATCCCCTGCACGACCTCGGCGTCCGAACCGGCGCCGACGGCGGCACGGTCCGAGTGTGGTCGGCGAACGCGACGTCGATCGAGCTCGAGGTGTTCGATCGCTCCGACGCGGGCTGGGCGACCGATCGCGTCGACCTCGCGCGCGACGAGCACGGTGTGTGGCAGGGCTTCTCGTCGGCGCTCGTGCACGGCGCGCGCTACGGGTTCCGCGTCGACGGCCCCACGGGGGTCGAGCACGCGTTCAACCCGGCGCAGACCCTGCTCGACCCCTACGCGCGCGGCCTCGCGGCCGTCGGCGGCGGCTCGTGGCACGGCGTCGCCCTCGACCCGGTGACCGAGGCGGCCGCGGCCGACGGCGAGGAGCGGTTCTCGTGGAACGGCGTCGCGAAGCCCGCGGTCCCCCTCGACCACACGGTGGTCTACGAGGCCCACGTGCGAGGCTTCTCCAAGCTCAACCCGGCCGTGCCGGAGGCGCTGCGCGGCACGTACGCCGGCCTCGGGCACGAGGCGTCGCTCGAGTACCTCACCGGGCTCGGCGTCACGACGATCGAACTGCTGCCCGTGCACGCGTTCCTCTCGGAGCACCGCCTGAAGCGCCAGGGGCGCACGAACTACTGGGGCTACAACACACTCGGCTTCTTCGCGCCGCACGCGCCGTACGCGACCGCCGCCGCCCGTGCGAAGGGCGCGGCGGCGGTGCGGCGCGAGTTCGCCGAGATGGTCCGCAGCCTCCACGCGGCCGGCCTCGAGGTCGTGCTCGACGTGGTCTACAACCACACCGCCGAAGAGGGCCGCGAAGGGCCGACCTACTCGTTCCGCGGCATCGACAACGCGTCGTACTACCGCCACGACGCCCACGGTCGCTACGTCGACACGACCGGATGCGGCAACACGCTCGACTTCGGTCGCGACGAGCCCTCGCGCCTTGTGCTCGACTCGATGCGCGCGTTCGCCGACGAACTGCAGGTCGACGGGTTCCGTCTCGACCTCGCCGCGACCCTCGGACGAGACGACCACGGCGCCTACACGCCCGACCACCCCCTGCTGCAGGCGATGCTCGCCGACCCCGTGATCGGCGCCACGAAGCTCATCGCCGAGCCGTGGGACGTCGGCCCCGGCGGCTGGCAGACCGGCAACTTCCCGCGCGGATTCATCGAGTGGAACGACCGCTACCGCGACCGCATGCGCGACTTCTGGCTGGGCGACCTGCGCCGTGAGCGTGAGACCGGCGACGCCGGCAGCGGCATCGGCCGGTTCGCCACACGGCTCGCCGGCTCGTCGAACACGTTCAGCCTCGAACGCGGACCGCTCGCGAGCCTGAACTTCATCACCGCGCACGACGGGTTCACGCTCGCCGACCTCACCGCGTACGACGTCAAGCACAACCTCGGCAACGGCGAGCAGAACCGCGACGGCACCGACGGCAACAACTCGTACAACCACGGGGTCGAGGGCGAGACCGACGACGCCGAGGTGCTCTCGGCGCGACGGCGCAGCATCCGGAACCTGCTCGGCACGCTGCTGCTGTCGGCCGGCGTGCCCATGCTCACCGCCGGCGACGAGTACGGACGCAGCCAGCGCGGCAACAACAACGCGTACTGCCAGGACTCCGACCTCACCTGGCTGTCGTGGAGCGCCGAGGATCGCGATGCGGGCCTCGAGGCCACCGCCCGTCGCCTGGTGCACCTGCGTCGCGACAACCCCGCGATCCGACCCGTGCGCTTCGGCGTGTTCGGCGAGACCACGCCGAGCGCATCGCAGATGGACTGGTACAACACCGACGGCGAGACCATGACCATCGACGACTGGAACGACCCCGCCGAGCGCACGCTGCAGTACCTCGCCGCGTCGACCCCCGAGGTCGAGGAGTTCAACCGCATCCTGCTCGTCGTGCACGCGCACGAGACGCCGGCCGAGGTCGTGCTGCCCGAGCACGACGGCGTCACGGGCTACATGCTGCTGTGGGACTCCTCCGACGAGCACCCGGTGACCGAGTCGAGCGAGCACCTGCCCGGCGAACGCGTGGGCGTGCCGCCGCAGTCGATGCTGCTCTACCGGGCGCTCGGCGAGGCCTCGAGCGCGGCGTCCGACGCGAGGGCCGTCATCGACCCCCCGGCTGCCGACGACCCGGTCGCCGACGCCCGGATCAGCGGCTGA
- a CDS encoding cysteine desulfurase family protein, with translation MAVYLDHAATTPMRPEAIDAMLDAMRLVGNPASIHSAGQQAKRVLEESRERIAATLGIDGIEVVFTGNGTEAVNLAIKGLWWSRQTDAARPRLIVPAGEHHATVDTVEWLAAHEGAVIDEVPLDDVGRLRLDVLEALLAEHAASVALVTMLWANNEVGTIQPVAEVARLTAAAGVPLHVDAVSAYGQVPIDVRGLRRETNAPRGAGLVALSVSAHKIGGPSGIGALVLDRSAALEPLIHGGGQQRKVRSGTQDVAAAAGFAAAAEIVHAHLDDDATRIAALRDRLIAGALAAVPGVHLSGDPTADGRLPGNVHLSFDGCEGDSLLFLLDAAGVAVSTGSACQAGVPEPSHVLMAMGRSEADARGALRITLGHDSTDADVDAFLAALPAAHAQAAKAGLAARATSFDR, from the coding sequence ATGGCGGTCTACCTCGACCACGCGGCGACCACGCCCATGCGGCCCGAGGCGATCGACGCCATGCTCGACGCGATGCGCCTGGTGGGCAATCCCGCCTCGATCCACAGCGCCGGCCAGCAGGCCAAGCGCGTGCTCGAGGAATCGCGCGAGCGCATCGCGGCGACGCTCGGCATCGACGGCATCGAGGTCGTCTTCACGGGCAACGGCACCGAGGCCGTGAACCTCGCGATCAAGGGCCTCTGGTGGAGCAGGCAGACGGATGCCGCGCGCCCGCGCCTCATCGTCCCCGCGGGGGAGCACCACGCCACCGTCGACACGGTCGAGTGGTTGGCGGCTCACGAGGGCGCCGTGATCGACGAGGTGCCGCTCGACGACGTCGGACGCCTTCGGCTCGACGTGCTCGAAGCGCTGCTCGCCGAGCACGCGGCATCCGTCGCCCTCGTCACGATGCTCTGGGCCAACAACGAGGTGGGCACGATCCAGCCGGTCGCCGAGGTCGCGCGGCTCACGGCGGCCGCCGGCGTGCCGTTGCACGTGGACGCGGTGTCGGCGTACGGGCAGGTGCCGATCGACGTGCGGGGCCTCCGCCGGGAGACGAACGCGCCCCGCGGCGCCGGGCTCGTCGCGCTCAGCGTCTCCGCGCACAAGATCGGTGGCCCGTCGGGCATCGGTGCGCTCGTCCTCGACCGGTCGGCCGCGCTCGAGCCGCTCATCCACGGCGGCGGGCAGCAGCGCAAGGTGCGCTCCGGCACGCAGGACGTCGCGGCCGCCGCCGGGTTCGCGGCCGCCGCCGAGATCGTGCATGCGCATCTCGACGACGATGCGACGCGCATCGCGGCACTTCGCGACCGCCTGATCGCGGGCGCGCTCGCCGCGGTGCCCGGCGTGCACCTCTCCGGCGATCCGACGGCCGACGGTCGCCTTCCGGGCAACGTGCACCTCTCGTTCGACGGATGCGAGGGCGACTCGCTCCTCTTCCTGCTCGACGCCGCCGGGGTCGCCGTGTCGACCGGCTCGGCGTGCCAGGCCGGCGTGCCAGAGCCCTCGCACGTGCTCATGGCCATGGGCCGCAGCGAGGCCGATGCCAGGGGAGCGCTCCGCATCACGCTCGGCCACGACTCGACCGACGCCGACGTCGACGCGTTCCTCGCGGCGCTCCCGGCGGCGCACGCGCAGGCCGCGAAGGCCGGGCTCGCCGCTCGCGCCACCTCGTTCGACCGCTGA